A region of Carassius auratus strain Wakin chromosome 41, ASM336829v1, whole genome shotgun sequence DNA encodes the following proteins:
- the LOC113060125 gene encoding 26S proteasome non-ATPase regulatory subunit 4-like translates to MVLESTMVCVDNSEYMRNGDFLPTRLQAQQDAVNIICHSKTRSNPENNVGLITLANNCEVLTTLTPDTGRILSKLHAVQPIGVISFCTGIRVAHLALKHRQGKNHKMRIIAFVGSPVEDQEKDLVKMAKRLKKEKVSVDIVNFGEEEVNTDKLTVFVNTLNGKEGVGSHLVTVPPGPSLADALLSSPIMAGEGGTIMGLGASDFEFGVDPSADPELALALRVSMEEQRQRQEEETRRVAVASAAEAGVSSPAVDESENALLKMSTAPALPDFSRMTEDEQIAYALQMSMQGGEFGGSEAMDVDTGAAAGSEAPKEDEEDYDVMQDPEFLQSVLENLPGVDPSNEAIRNAMGSLASQNRTKPPEDKKDDEKK, encoded by the exons ATGGTGCTCGAAAGTACTATGGTCTG TGTGGACAACAGTGAGTATATGCGCAATGGAGACTTCTTACCAACCAGACTTCAGGCCCAGCAGGACGCTGTCAACATCATCTGTCACTCAAAGACTCGAAGCAACCCGGAAAACAACGTGGGTCTCATCACTCTGGCCAA TAACTGTGAGGTCCTGACCACGCTGACCCCTGACACGGGCCGGATCCTGTCCAAGCTTCATGCTGTCCAGCCCATAGGAGTCATCAGCTTCTGTACTGGCATCAGAGTAGCACAT CTGGCACTGAAACACCGACAGGGAAAGAACCATAAGATGAGGATCATTGCCTTTGTGGGAAGCCCCGTGGAGGACCAGGAGAAAGAT TTGGTGAAGATGGCAAAACGTTTGAAGAAGGAGAAAGTCAGCGTTGACATCGTTAACTTTGGAGAAGAG GAGGTCAACACGGATAAGCTGACCGTGTTTGTGAACACCCTGAATGGAAAAGAGGGTGTAGGCTCTCACCTGGTAACGGTGCCTCCTGGCCCGAGCCTGGCAGATGCTCTTCTGTCCTCTCCTATCATGGCTGGTGAGGGTGGCACCATTATGGGCCTGGGTGCCAGTGACTTTGAGTTCGGAGTTGATCCCAGTGCAGACCCTGAGCTCGCTCTG GCTCTGCGTGTGTCGATGGAGGAGCAGAGACAGAGGCAGGAGGAGGAAACTCGCCGGGTAGCAGTGGCTTCAGCTGCAGAGGCGGGAGTCTCCTCACCCGCTGTAGATG AGTCTGAAAATGCCCTGCTGAAGATGTCGACGGCTCCTGCTCTGCCTGATTTCAGCCGCATGACGGAGGATGAACAGATCGCATACGCCTTACAGATGTCCATGCAAGGAGGAG AGTTTGGCGGTTCAGAGGCCATGGATGTGGACACTGGTGCAGCAGCAGGCAGTGAAGCTCCTAAG GAGGATGAGGAAGATTATGATGTGATGCAGGATCCAGAGTTTTTGCAGAGTGTGCTGGAGAACCTTCCAGGTGTCGATCCCAGCAACGAAGCCATCCGTAATGCCATGGGCTCTCTGGCGTCCCAGAACAGAACAAAACCACCTGAAGACAAGAAAGATGACGAGAAGAAATAA